The sequence below is a genomic window from Rudanella lutea DSM 19387.
ATTCAGTCGAAAGCCAGCTCAGACCTCGATCAGCAACAGCGCGATTTCTTTTTGCGTCAGCAGATCAAGGTGTTGCAGGACGAACTGGGCATGGACAGCCCCGACCGCGACCTGGAAGAGATTCGGGTCAAAGCCGATCAAAAACGCTGGTCGACCGAGGTGCGGGCTCATTTTGACAAAGAGCTGACCAAGCTGCAGCGAATCAACCCAATGGCCCCTGAGTACCCGGTCACGCTTAACTACATTGAGCTGTTGGTCGACCTGCCCTGGAGCGAATACACCAAAGACAATTACGACCTCAAGCGCGCCCAGAAAATTCTCGACTCCGACCATTTCGGGTTGGAGAAAGTAAAAGAGCGCATCATTGAGTACTTAGCCGTACTGAAGCTTCAGAACGACCGCCGGGCCGACGAGGAGTCTGTGCCAACAGCCGAAGCAACCCCGGCTTCCCGAAAAGCGGGCAATAGCCGGGCTACGGGCGGAGCTAAAAACAATCACGCCGAAGGGCTGAAAGCACCAATCCTGTGTTTGTACGGCCCTCCGGGGGTGGGTAAAACCTCACTCGGTCGCTCGATTGCCAAGGCGCTCGGCCGCAAATACAGCCGGATGGCGCTCGGGGGTGTACACGACGAAGCCGAGATTCGGGGCCACCGCAAAACCTACATCGGTGCCATGCCGGGTAAGATTGTGCAGAACATTCGGAAGTGTAGCTCATCGAACCCGGTGTTTATTCTGGACGAGATCGACAAGGTGAGTTCCGATTTCCGGGGCGACCCGTCGTCGGCCCTGCTCGAAGTACTCGACCCGGAGCAAAACTCCACGTTTATGGACAACTATCTGGAGGTTGAGTACGACCTCTCGAAATGTCTGTTCATTGCTACGGCCAACACGCTCGATACCATTCACCCGGCCCTCCGCGACCGGATGGAGATTATCGACATTGCCGGGTACACCGTTGAAGAAAAAGTACAGATTGCCAAAAAGTACCTGTTTCCAAAGCAACGCAAAGACCACGGCCTCAAACCGAAAGACCTGCAGATTGAGGACAAAGCCATTCTGCGTATCATCGAAGGCTACACGCGGGAATCGGGCGTGCGGAATCTGGAGCAGAAAATCGGCGCACTGGTTCGAAAAATTGCCAAGTCGATTGCGATGGAAGAAGAGTATCCTCGCACGATTAAAGCTGCCGATGTGCGGAAGCTGCTGGGTGCCGAAATTTTCGACAAGGACCTGTACACCGACGACGACATTGCGGGTATCGTAACGGGCCTGGCCTGGACGCAGGTCGGGGGCGAAATTCTGCTGATCGAGTCGAGCCTGAGCCGGGGGCGCGGTACGCTTACCCTCTCGGGTCAGCTGGGCGACGTCATGAAAGAGTCGGCGATCACGGCGCTGTCGTACCTGAAAGCCCATTCCGACGACCTGAACATCGACTACCGGCTTTTCAACCATTACGACCTGCACGTACACGTACCGGCGGGTGCCGTTCCGAAAGATGGCCCCTCGGCGGGTATCACCATGGTCACGTCGATGGCGTCGATCTGCACCCAACGCAAGGTGAAGCCGTTTCTGGCCATGACCGGCGAGGTTACCCTACGCGGCAAAGTACTGCCGGTGGGGGGCATTAAAGAGAAAATTCTGGCGGCCAACCGGGCGGGAGTGAAAGAGATTATCCTGTGTTCGAAAAACAAAAAGGATGTCGATGAGATCAATGCCAGCTATATCAAGGACCTCACGTTCCATTATGTCGATAATGTAGAACAGGTGCTGGCTATTGCCCTGCTACCCAATCAGGTGGGTAAGCCCATGAAGTTCGTTTTTCCCGATGAAGACAACAACCGGCGCGATCGCGAAGCGGAGCCGCGCGGTGTAGTTACCTATTAACTGGTTTATGGTTTCGGGGGCGTTTCTCCCGAAACCATAAACCTCTTTCCACCCATGCTTGACTTCCGCAACCTGTCTGCCGTGTATCAGGATAGCTTGTTGGGGAGTCTTGTACCCTTCTGGCTCCGGCATAGCGCCGACGAGCGGTGCGGGGGATACTTCAACAACCTGACCGACAACGGTCTCCCCATCGAATCCGACAAATCGGTTGAGCAACAGGCCCGGCATGTCTGGGCCTATGCGGGCCTGTACAATGCCCTCGGCGGCAGCAATGCCTGGCTCGAACACGCCCTCCGGGGCGCTTCGTTTCTGTACCAGTTTGGGCACGACGAAACCTTACGCTGTTACGCCACCGTTGACCGGCGGGGCCGCCCGATAACCCCAACGGCCGATGTCTGCACCGATGCAACGGTAGTAGGTGCATATTGCCAGATGCACCGTGCCACCGGCAACGACGAGTGGGCCATGTTGGCCAAACAAACCCTGGCAAGTCTGCTGCAACGCCGGGAGCAACGTAGGGCCGCACTTAGCCGCACCATTGATGGTTATCGGCAACTTCTGCACCTGAGCGAGCCCGTAGCCGTACTGCAAGCGCTGCTCGAAGCCAAACCCTTACTCAACGAAGAAGACTGGAAAGATGCCGTCAAGGCCTTGCTCGATGAGTTGCTGGACGAGTTTCTGGACAAACGTCAGGATATCCTGCGCGAATGGATTCAGCCTGAGGGGGCGTTTCTGAACACGCCCGAAGGTCGGCGACTCAGCCCCGGCCTGACGTTCCGGGCAGCCGCTACCCTGCACGATTTAGCGAGCGAAACCGGCAACCGAAAGGTAGCTTTACAGGTAGCAAACTGGACCATCCGGCTCTGCGAATGGGCCTGGGACGATACCGTTGGCGGGCTCGATCTCTGGGTCGACATAAAGAACCAACCCCTGCCTTTCCCCGACTCGAAACAACGCTGGGCCCCGGTTCATCTCGATTGTCTGGCGGCTCTGACCAAAGCCTATTTCTACACCCGCCACCCCGACGCGCCTAAGTGGATTGGGCGCGTACACAACTACACGATCGAGCACTTTCCCGATCCTCAGCACGGTGGCTGGCACCTGGCCCTCAACCGGCAGGGTAAACCTCTGTTCCCGGTAAAAGCCACCCTCACCTGCGGAGCTGGTGATCTCATAAAACCCCTGCTTGATACCTGGCACATGACCGAACAATGCGCCAAGATGCAGCCCATGGGCAGCTTCGGCCGGGGTCTGCGCGTTGGGGGGATGTAGGGGTGGAACGTGGCTACCTATACTATTTCGAGCAACGTAAATAGGTTACGTTTAGGCGAGTTTATACTTGTAATACAGTCTTCAAACCGTTTAACTCTGCCTGTTACCGTTTTCACCCATGAAGCGCGAGATACCTTACAGAAGGATTGCCAAGCCGCAACAGATACGCCCATCCTCACCCCTTCTCCCCCGCCCGGATACTCGCCGTGAGCAAATCATAGATAGCCTGCAGGCGGGGCTGATGCCGCAACATGTCCAGATGCGTGTCGATGGTTTTTTGGTCGCCCCGGCGGGCCGGGCCGGTTTGTACGGTAGCCGGGTCGGTGGCCGCCATACCTTTTCGGAAGGTCTCGCGGATGAGGGGCTTGAGCAGGTCAAATTCGAGGTCGTGTGCGTCGGTCAGGTCCTTGGCAATGGCAAACAGATGGTTGGTAAAGTTGCAGGCGAACACGGCTGCCAGATGAAGCACCCGGCGTTCGACCGAGTCGACGAGGTACACAATCGAGCTGATTTCCTGCCCAAGCGCCACCAGTTGGCGTTCGGTTTCGGGGTCAGCGGCTTCAATACACAGCGGAATCTCCTCAAAATCGAGCAGGTTTTGCTGTCGGCTGAACGTTTGCAGCGGGTAAAATACCCCCGTATGCACAGGCACATCGCTGTAAACCTGCATCAGTTGGGTCAGGTCGTTCAGCGAACGGGTACCTGAGGTATGCACCACAATTGCCTCTTCGGGTAGTACCAAACGAGCGCATACGTCGGGTAAGGCATCGTCGGGGACAGTGAGGATGAATAATTGTGATACGCTTTGCGCCAGATTAAAATCGGAGCGCGGCCGGGCGTCGTACAATACATTACTTACCAACTGCCGGGCGTGACTCAGCTGACGGCTTACAACCTCATTGACATGGTGACCAGCGTTTTCGAGAGCAGGCGCCAGATGCCAGGCCACATTGCCAGCCCCAATAAAGGTTATTTCCATTACGTTTACCCATTATACCCACTTACCGGGTCGGCATTGGTCCGTTAATTGTTCCAGTCGACAAGATAAGATGCTTCCCGCAAAGCAAGGGCGTTTTCGCCCAAATGTCTGCCGAAATGGCAGTAGCCTTGCTTTATGGTGTAAATTTTGAACAAAGGATTAATTTTTGCAGTACCTCTTAGAAAACTTGTTGCTACACCATTTGTAAAGTCCCGCGCACGCTTGCAGAATTTTATCTTACTTACAATCAGGCAACTACTCGGAAGCTACACAATCACTATAGCGATTGAATAGTAGTTTATCAGAAAGGCGCTGACAGTAAACGACAAAAACTCCTTAATTTTATGGCGACCATACACGAAGTTATGTCAGATACGCCGACTCGCGACGAACAGGACCGTCCCAACGGCCCTACAGGACCAGACCAAACGCTGCCAGAAGGAGTTTCTGCCGATGGCACGCCGACGGAAGCGCCGGTACGTCGGTACACCGACGAGCAGAAATACGCGGTTTTCAACAAGGAGTTTATGCCTCACATCGACTCCATGTACAATTTTGCCTTTCGGTTAACGATGGACGAGGACGACGCCAACGACCTCGTGCAGGATACCTATTTGAAGGCATTTCGATTTATTTCGTCGTTTGAGCAAGGAACCAACGCTAAGGCATGGTTGTTCCGCATTCTGAAGAACAGCTTCATCAACGATTATCGGAAGAAAAGCAAGGAACCGGCAAAAGTAGATTACCAGGACGTTGAAACGACCTACAACTCTGAAGATGCCGAGACCGAACACACGATTGACCTCCGGGCCGAATCGGTTTCTGACTTAATTGGTGATGAGGTGGCCACGGCGCTTAATTCGCTGCCGGTTGATTTTCGGACGGTAATCATCCTTTGCGACATCGAAGGCTTTACGTACGAGGAGATGGCTAAGATTCTGGATATTCCAATCGGCACGGTTCGGTCGCGTTTGCACCGCGCTCGCAATCTGCTGAAAGAGAAGCTGCGGGATTATGCCGCTTCGATGGGGTATCGGGAACAAAATGAAGAGTAGCCCGAACTTTTCTGAACCGAATAACGGTTCTCCTATCAACTTAACGTACTAATATTTTTGGAATAAATTGAATTTTTCCAATGCAAACGTCGTTGCCATCGTCATCTCCGGGCAGTATGAAAGAGCACTGTGACCATCAGGTAGATTGCCTCAAAATGATTCAAGTCATTCTCGACGGGCAAGCTACTGAGCAGCAAATCGAGCGGCTGAGAAATAACCTCCACACCTGTCAGCCCTGCATCCGGATGTATAATCTGGAGAAAGAAATCAAGCAATTGCTAAATGGCAAAATGGAGAAAAAATGCTGCCCAGAGCAGTTGATAGCCAGCATTAAAGCACGGATTTCACAGTTTAGTTAGTAACCTGAAAAGCGGAGAAGGTCGGCCCTGAAAGCCCGGTTTTCTCTGTTTTTATTTTTAAGATACTTTGGACGGTAAGCTTATCATTTTCTCTGCCCCTTCCGGATCGGGCAAGACGACCATTGTCAGACATTTATTAGCCGAGAACAACAATCTCGGCTTTTCTATTTCGGCCTGCACCCGCGACCGCCGGGGTCGCGCCGAAGAGAACGGAAAAGACTATTACTTTCTGACCCCCGAGGAATTTAAGCACAAAATTGACCTTGGCGAGTTTGTCGAGTGGGAAGAGGTGTACGTCGGGGCTTTCTACGGCACGCTCAAATCAGAAATCGAACGGCTCTGGGCCAGCGGTAAGCATGTTTTGTTCGACGTGGATGTGCAGGGCGGGCTCAAACTGAAAGAATATTATGGCGACAAGGCCCTGGCGATTTTCGTACGGGTTCCCGACGAGGAAACGCTGCGCCAACGCCTGATCGGGCGCGGTACCGAAACCGAAGACAGCCTCTCAAAACGCCTGTTTAAGGTGCATTTTGAGATGAGCTTTCAGGACCGATTCGACGTGGTGCTGGTCAACGACGACCTCGAAACGTCGTACCAGAAAGCTCAGCAGCTTGTCGACGACTTTACGAAGGAAAACAAGGTTCCGCCTAAGGGAGCAATTTTGTAAATTGCATACATACAAACCGCACAGGCCATGTCAACAACAGACCTTAAAACCCTACTGCACAATCAAATTGACTTGGTTGAGAAAGAGGAAGATTTGCAGGATTTGTTACTGACAGTCTCGGAGTTTATTCAGTTTCGTGTTCAGAATCAGCAGGAAAGCCCTGAATTATTAGCGCACCTGAAGCAAGCCCTGACCGCAGTGACCAACGGTCACTCTACTCCTCACGATCAGGTTATTACCGAATCGAAGCAATGGATTACACGGTAGTATGGGGCGACGATGCTAAACAAAACTACCGTACTATCGCGGTTTATTTGCTCGATGAGTTTGGTTTTGACGTAGCTGACTGATTCACGGATATGGTGAACGACAAGTTGCGCATACTTGAACATTCTCCCTTTATTGGTCGGCGATTGAGCGCGTTGCCGGGTGTTCGCAAACTCCCTATTGGTCCTTACAACATTCTGTATTACAGCGTTATCGAACAGCAGGTCTGTATAATCAATATGTTAGATTCCAGACGTGGCAATCAATTAAGTTAATGAAAATCGGTCTTTTTTTCGGTTCGTTCAACCCCATTCATGTGGGGCATTTGATCATTGCCAACACGATGGCTACCGCTACCGACCTCGAACAGGTCTGGTTTGTGGTTTCTCCGCAGAATCCATTTAAAAAGACAAAGAGCCTGCTCCATGAGTTTGACCGGCTCGATATGGTGGAGCGCGCCATTGCCGACAACAGCCGCCTGAAGGCAACCGATGTGGAATTCAGTATGCCCCGGCCGAGCTATACCATTGATACCCTGCGCAAGCTTCAGGAAAAATACCCGCAACATGGCTTTACGCTTATCATGGGCGAGGACAATCTGGAGCAGTTTGCCAACTGGAAATCGTACGAAACCATTCTGAACGAATTTGCCCTGTACGTGTACCCACGCCCGCGGGCGGTGGCCAGCCCCTTCCGGGAACACCCAAGCGTTAGGCTGGTTGAAGCCCCCTTACTCGACATTTCGGCTACGTTTATCCGGGATAGTGTACGCGCCAATCGATCTATCCGGTACATGGTGCCCGAAGTGGTCGAAGAAATGATCGAGCGCAAGAAGTACTACATATAATGCATAATGAGGAATGAATAATGTGTCGACCCGTTCGTCATTACACATTATTCATTCCTCATTATGCATTACTTATTATGTCTTTACGGTGTTCCGTTCTGGAATGTGATTTCTGTAACGAGCCCGATGGCACTGATCCGAAACGCTACCGAACGAGATTTAGATGGCTGCTTAGGATCATCGCAGTGGATACCCTTCTCTAAAAAGTAAACGTAGTATTTCTGGTTGCGGTCGGCAATCATGTTCACATCGGGCCGGCCCAATATGCCGCCTAAATCGTTCACATGTACGCCTTTAAACTCCTGCCGACTGGTGTTGAAATCATTGAGCAGCGTAGCCCGCACGCCATTGCAACCACCCCGGTCGGAGCGCCACTTGGCAACATCGAGTTTGCCGAACGTATCAGGCTTTGCGTAGCAGCCCGCCAAACTGAGCAGCAACACCATAAAGCCCAAAGCTCGTTTGCCGTTTTGCGTTCTCGCGTCTCCCCTATTCATTGTAAAGCGTTTGTACGAGAGTTTGGCCAACCGCTTTCAGCGTATTCCGGTCAATGTTGGCCATTGTATCGTCGTTGGTGTGCCAGTCTTTGAAAAAACCGCCCGTTTGGGGGTTTGTGTGGATGATGTCGATCATCGGAATTTTGGCAATCACATTAGGAGCCACATGGTCGTCGGTGATCTGACCGCCCGGCGTATCCACAAAGTACTGGCTGTAGCCCAACTGACTCGCCGTTTGCCACACCTGATTCACAATACTCGGCGCAAACTGCATCGAGAGCCCTTCTTTGGCAAACGTGGCTCCTTTGGCCCCTACCATGTCGAGCAGAATACCGTAATAGGCTTTATAGCCCGGTACATGCAGGTTTTTAGACCAATACCGCGAGCCCAGGCAGAAACCGATAAAATCAAAGTCGGTACCGGGTTCTTTATCACCCACGGCTTTTTCACCATCGCCCCAATCTTCAGCATCAAAAAAGATAATGTCGATCCCGACGTTGGGTTTGGCCTGTGCCTGCTGAACGGTACGGGCCAGTTCGAGCAGCACACCCACACCCGACGCGCCATCGTTGGCGGCCGGTACAGCATCGGTACGGTCGGTGGCTACACTATCCTGATCCGAGCGAGGGCGCGAGTCCCAGTGCGCAGCCAGCAAAATCCGCTTGGTAGCCTGTGGATTAAAGCTCCCGATAATGTTACGGGCGTTGAGGGTTTTACCGTCCCAGGTTTTGGCCTGAAAGGTTTGCTCAGTTACAGAGAACCCAAATGCTTTCAGCTTAGCCACCAGATAATCGCCGGTGCGGACATGGGCGGGTGTGTTGGGTACACGCGGCCCGAAGGCTACCTGTTGGGCAATGTAGGCGTAAGCCGAATCGGCGTTGAAAGCCGGGGCTGCGGCCATCGCTTGCGTTGTTTCGGTCGTCGTGTCCGACTCCGTTTTTTTATCGGTTTTGCAGGCTGCGGTGCCCATCACCAATGCCCACGCAAAAATAAGGATGTGTTTCATGCATAGACCGACCGTTGCCGACCGGGCTTTTAGCGTTTGTAGACTAAACGAAAATGAGGCCAATTATTCTTCGTACGCCCAGTCAATTCGGTGTTTCATGTCTTTGATCACCAAACCCTGCTGCTTAAAATAGGCCCGAACCTGATCTACTTTGTCGTAGAGCTTTTGCTCTTTGTACTCGCGGTAGAGCGCCAGCATACCCTCCACTACGCCGTGGCCTTCGGTTTTCTCTTCGAGCAGCCCCAGTACGTTCTCCGTAAAATCGACAAATGAATGCTTCAACAGCTCGAAGGTTTCTTCGCCCAGAGCGGCCGGTTGGAGCTGATTCATGTAGAGCATGTTCACGTACTTGAGCAACGTAAACAGGTTGGCGATACCCACGGCGGTATTGAGGTCGTCGTTGAGCGCATCGTGGAAACCCTGCACCGCCCCCCGAATATCAGCCTGTTTTTTGGCATCGACTGCCACCGACTCATCGGCTGTGTACGACAGTGTTTTAACCACCCGCAACCCATTTACAAGCCGCCGGTAACCTTTTTGAGCGGCCTTCAGAGCTTCATTGGAAAAGTCGAGCGTGCTGCGGTAGTGCGACTGCAACATAAAGAACCGCACCGTCATGGGCGAGTAAGCCTGCTCAAGCAAGGGGTGGTTGCCCGTAAACAGCTCACCCGGCAAAAACGAATTACCGAGCGATTTCGACATTTTCTGCCCGTTTACGGTCAGCATGTTGGCATGCATCCAGTAGCGCACGGGATCTTTGCCGGTAAGGCCGTTGCCCTGCGCAATTTCGCACTCGTGGTGCGGAAACTTGAGGTCCATGCCGCCCCCGTGAATATCGAACTGAGCCCCCAGGTACTTGGTACTCATGCACGAACACTCTAAGTGCCAGCCGGGAAACCCGTCGCCCCAGGGCGAGGGCCAGCGCATAATATGCTCAGGTGAAGCATTTTTCCAGATCGCAAAATCGAGCGGGTTTCGCTTTTCGGCCTGCCCGTCGAGTTCGCGGGTTTCGTTTAGCAGATCGTCCAGAATCCGGCCCGACAATTTACCGTAACCGCCCCCCTGCTCATTATATTTCAGAATATCGAAATACACCGACCCGTTCGATTCGTAGGCCAACCCCTTGTCGATGAGCGTTTTTACGGCTTCGATCTGCTCCACCATATGCCCCGTAGCCGAGGGCTCAATGCTGGGCGGCAGGGCGTTGAAAGTAGCCATCACCTGATGGAAATCGAGTGTGTAGCGCTGCACAATCTCCATCGGCTCCAGCTTTTCGAGCTTGGCCATCCGCCCAATTTTGTCTTCGCCATCGTCGCCATCGCCAACGAGGTGCCCCACATCGGTGAGGTTACGCACGTAGCGGACTTTGTAGCCGATATGCGTCAGGTACCGAAACAGGGTATCGAACGTCAGGAACGTACGGACATTGCCCAGGTGAACATAATTGTAGACCGTTGGTCCGCAGACATACATACCCACATAAGGCGGGTTGATGGGCTGAAAAACCTCTTTCTGGCGGGTAAGCGTGTTGTATAGTTTGAGCGGTTGCGTCATGATCGTTGCAGCACTGCGCAAGCGGGCAAGTAGGCCTTTTTCAAACGCTTGCGGGTCATTTTGTGGACGCGAAATTACAGAAACTTGTGGGAAACGAGTGCAGGGAAAATGGGCTGTTCTGACTTTAGCACCATCCGGCTCCGCAGCACCGAGCCGTTTTGGTTCGATGGTCGATTGAAAGAGTAGCGTATCTTTGCCCTATGCACGTAATCGAAGTAACCTCCCCCGCTCACCGATCCGAGTTTATTCAGTTTCCCGTTCGGCTCTATCAAAACGACACGCACTGGATTCGGCCATTAGACGCTGATATCGAGAACGTTTTCGACCCGACCAAAAACAAGCTTTTTGAGCAGGGCGAGTGCATCCGCTGGCTCCTGCTCGATGACCGGCAGCAGACCATCGGGCGGGTGGCGGCCTTTATCAACCACAAGACGGTTAACGATAAGAAAAACGATCAGCCTACGGGGGGCATGGGTTTTTTTGAGTGTATCGACAATCAGCAGGCTGCCTTTCTGCTGTTCGACACCTGCCGGAACTGGCTCGCCGGGCGCGGGATGGAGGCCATGGACGGCCCGATCAATTTCGGCGACCGCGACCGCTGGTGGGGCTTGTTGGTGGAGGGATTTCAGTACGAGCCCAACTACGGTATGCCGTACACCAAACCCTATTATGTGCCGTTTTTTGAGCAATACGGCTTCCAGACGTACTTCGAGCAGCACACGTTTTTTCTACCCATCGAAAAAGACCGCGTACTGGCCGGTATGAACCCAGCCGTACTCGACCGGGCCGACCGAATCCTGAACGATCCGGCTTTTTCGTTTGAGCATATCCGCAAAAATCAGCTCGAGAAGTTTGCCGGTGATTTTGCTACGATTTATAACAAGGCCTGGACAAAAATTCTGGGTACGCCCGACATGAGTAACGAAAAGGCTCTGAAGCTGATGAAGCAGATGAAGCCTGTTATGGACGAAACCCTCGTTTGGTTTGGATACCACGGCCCCGAAAAGCAACCGGTGGCTTTTTTTGTGATGCTCCCTGAGCTGAACCAGTACTTCAAATACGTGAACGGCAAAATGAACTTGTGGGGCAAGCTAAAATTCCTGTACCACAAGACGTTTCGGACAACGCGCAAAGCCTTTGGCGTCATTTTCGGGGTTATCCCGGAGTTTCAGGGCAAAGGTGTCGAGTCGGCCATTGCCTTGTCATACCCTACGCGGGTCGGCTGGAACAGCCAACATCCGTACAAAGACCTCGAACTAAACTGGATTGGCGACTTCAACGTGAAGATGATCCGGTTCTCTAAAATGCTTGGGGGCGTCGTGGGCAAACGGCACATTACCTATCGCTTCCTCTTCGATCGCACCAAAGAGTTCAAGCGCCACCCGATTATTTAACAGTGAACAACCAACAGTGAACAACGAACAAGTAGCTATAACGAGCAACTGTTCACTGTTCGTTGTTCATTGTTCGTTGTTCATTGTCACTCCACTCCCTGCACTTGCATTGGCAAGACAAATACTGATTCCGACGCGGTAATGAAGAGTGTTTTGCGGTCTTTGCCCCCAAAACAAACGTTGGCCGTCCAGCCAGCTGGTACCGGAATATTGGTTAGTTTTTTGCCAGAAGGGTCGTACACGGTAACTCCGCGCCCGGTCAGGTACAGATTGCCGCGCTTATCGAGCGTGATTCCGTCAGACCCCTGCGCGGCAAAGAGTTGCCGATCAGAGAGCGTACCGTCGGGGTTGATGGTGTACTTATACGTTTTGCTATCGCGGATGTCGGCCACGTACAGGTAGCGGCCGTCGGGCGTACCCACAATCCCGTTGGGTTGTTTCAGATCGGTGGCGACAAGAATGGCCTGTTTGGCTCCTTTGGGCAGGTAATACACGTTTTGAGCCGTCAGAAAAGGCGTCTTGTGACTCCACCACGGGCGCGGATAAAACGGGTCGGTGAAATAGATGCCCCCTTTTCGGTCGGGCCAAAGGTCATTGGGGCCGTTGTGCTTTTTGCCCTCATAGTCGGTAAGCAGTACCTCTACTTTTTTGGTTTTGGGGTGGATACGCCAAAGCTCGTTTTTCTCGTCGGCACACGACAGAATATTGCCCTTCCGGTCGATGTACAGGCCGTTGGAGCGCCCGGCTTTATCCATAAACATCGACAGCTTACCCTCGGTATCGTACAGCCAGATTTTGTCGTTAGGCTGGTCAGTAAAATAGATGTTTCCTTTTTTATCGACGGCCGGGCCTTCGGTAAAGGCAAACTGCCCCGATACTTTCTGGAGGGTCGCACCGGGGGCAATGAGTCCGGTTGAATCGGTTTGCGCCAGCAGAGATTGGGCAGCAATCAGCAAACAAACAAAGGTCGATATAGGGCGTAAAAACATGGCTGAGTCAATAATGACGTTCGCCCCTATAAGCAGGAAGGGATGGCGTTTTAACCACCCCGTCAGTCGGTCAACTCATCATCTTCGTACTCACCCGACTCCTGCCGGCGACCATCGGCATTATACAGCACACCAAAACCGTTGCGTTTCCCGTCGCGAAACAAGCCCACAAACCGGTCGCCATCCGAGAAATAGTACGTGCCTTTGCCATTGGGGGCACTATCGGAAAACTGCCCCACGTAGCGGTCGCCGTTGCGGAAATAGTATGTACCGAAACCAGCCCGTTCGCCCTCGGCAAAGGCACCTTTGTATTTTATTTTTCCATCGGGATAATACTCAATGCCTTGTCCATGCCGGGCCCGCTCGGCAAACTCGCCCACGTATTTCTCGCGCGTGGTGCTGACAAAAACGCCAAACCCATTCTGGCAATTGCCCGACAAACAACCCACTCGACTCGCGGCCGACGCGGCCGGTTTGGCGAGGGCAGGCCGAACCGCCGGGGCCGAGGCATCGGGGTTACGGGTTGCTACAGAGGGCGCGTTGGTTGTTGGTGCAGCCACCGGACGCTGCGCCACTGGTCGGCTGGCCTTCGGCTCAGAAGGCCGGTTCAGGGCGTGTGAACCCGTAAGTCTCGGATACAGTTCTTCGGCTTCGAGCCAACCTTTCCGAATAGCCTCCATGCGGGCCGCCCGCGCCGGGTGCGTAGGGGTTGGGTGCTCACTACCCAGCGCACGGATAGCCGCATACGAGTCTTCGAGCGAGGCTCCAAGCTGATGCAGCACAAAGCCCGAAAACCTGTCGGCTTCGATTTCTTTCTGGGGTTGCCCGCCCTTACCGTCAATAGTATGCCCCTGCAAATG
It includes:
- a CDS encoding sigma-70 family RNA polymerase sigma factor, which translates into the protein MATIHEVMSDTPTRDEQDRPNGPTGPDQTLPEGVSADGTPTEAPVRRYTDEQKYAVFNKEFMPHIDSMYNFAFRLTMDEDDANDLVQDTYLKAFRFISSFEQGTNAKAWLFRILKNSFINDYRKKSKEPAKVDYQDVETTYNSEDAETEHTIDLRAESVSDLIGDEVATALNSLPVDFRTVIILCDIEGFTYEEMAKILDIPIGTVRSRLHRARNLLKEKLRDYAASMGYREQNEE
- a CDS encoding AGE family epimerase/isomerase, which codes for MLDFRNLSAVYQDSLLGSLVPFWLRHSADERCGGYFNNLTDNGLPIESDKSVEQQARHVWAYAGLYNALGGSNAWLEHALRGASFLYQFGHDETLRCYATVDRRGRPITPTADVCTDATVVGAYCQMHRATGNDEWAMLAKQTLASLLQRREQRRAALSRTIDGYRQLLHLSEPVAVLQALLEAKPLLNEEDWKDAVKALLDELLDEFLDKRQDILREWIQPEGAFLNTPEGRRLSPGLTFRAAATLHDLASETGNRKVALQVANWTIRLCEWAWDDTVGGLDLWVDIKNQPLPFPDSKQRWAPVHLDCLAALTKAYFYTRHPDAPKWIGRVHNYTIEHFPDPQHGGWHLALNRQGKPLFPVKATLTCGAGDLIKPLLDTWHMTEQCAKMQPMGSFGRGLRVGGM
- a CDS encoding Rossmann-like and DUF2520 domain-containing protein, with protein sequence MEITFIGAGNVAWHLAPALENAGHHVNEVVSRQLSHARQLVSNVLYDARPRSDFNLAQSVSQLFILTVPDDALPDVCARLVLPEEAIVVHTSGTRSLNDLTQLMQVYSDVPVHTGVFYPLQTFSRQQNLLDFEEIPLCIEAADPETERQLVALGQEISSIVYLVDSVERRVLHLAAVFACNFTNHLFAIAKDLTDAHDLEFDLLKPLIRETFRKGMAATDPATVQTGPARRGDQKTIDTHLDMLRHQPRLQAIYDLLTASIRAGEKG
- the lon gene encoding endopeptidase La, which produces MLQNDLATRLLLADFDSDNLEIVPLGSPEGIDDDYELPQNLPILPVRNTVLFPGMVIPVTVGRQKSIRLVKKAYKGNRIIGVVAQLNQNKDEPTADDLYRLGTVAYIIKMITLPDGNITIIIQGKKRFEINQITQDEPFLTASVRQIDDSFPNATKREGKALIQSVKDAAYKTLRLNPEIPQEARIALDNIESPMFLLHFLSSNINAEVADKQRLLETLEGAPQAQLLLEYMLREIQLLELKREIQSKASSDLDQQQRDFFLRQQIKVLQDELGMDSPDRDLEEIRVKADQKRWSTEVRAHFDKELTKLQRINPMAPEYPVTLNYIELLVDLPWSEYTKDNYDLKRAQKILDSDHFGLEKVKERIIEYLAVLKLQNDRRADEESVPTAEATPASRKAGNSRATGGAKNNHAEGLKAPILCLYGPPGVGKTSLGRSIAKALGRKYSRMALGGVHDEAEIRGHRKTYIGAMPGKIVQNIRKCSSSNPVFILDEIDKVSSDFRGDPSSALLEVLDPEQNSTFMDNYLEVEYDLSKCLFIATANTLDTIHPALRDRMEIIDIAGYTVEEKVQIAKKYLFPKQRKDHGLKPKDLQIEDKAILRIIEGYTRESGVRNLEQKIGALVRKIAKSIAMEEEYPRTIKAADVRKLLGAEIFDKDLYTDDDIAGIVTGLAWTQVGGEILLIESSLSRGRGTLTLSGQLGDVMKESAITALSYLKAHSDDLNIDYRLFNHYDLHVHVPAGAVPKDGPSAGITMVTSMASICTQRKVKPFLAMTGEVTLRGKVLPVGGIKEKILAANRAGVKEIILCSKNKKDVDEINASYIKDLTFHYVDNVEQVLAIALLPNQVGKPMKFVFPDEDNNRRDREAEPRGVVTY
- the gmk gene encoding guanylate kinase; translation: MDGKLIIFSAPSGSGKTTIVRHLLAENNNLGFSISACTRDRRGRAEENGKDYYFLTPEEFKHKIDLGEFVEWEEVYVGAFYGTLKSEIERLWASGKHVLFDVDVQGGLKLKEYYGDKALAIFVRVPDEETLRQRLIGRGTETEDSLSKRLFKVHFEMSFQDRFDVVLVNDDLETSYQKAQQLVDDFTKENKVPPKGAIL